From a single Paraburkholderia edwinii genomic region:
- a CDS encoding GNAT family N-acetyltransferase translates to MNNPAAPASSTASEPAIRDATDADLPAIQAIYAHHVLTGVSSFEETPPSVDDLRARRASVLALGLPYLVADIDGRVAGYCYATLYRPRIAYRHTLEDSIYIDDAWRGRGIGKALMHALIGRCERGPWRQMIAVIADGGTGGSLSLHRQAGFELIGTLRGVGFKHGRWLDTTLMQRSLGGGAQE, encoded by the coding sequence ATGAACAATCCTGCCGCCCCCGCGTCCTCCACTGCTTCCGAACCGGCGATCCGCGACGCAACCGATGCGGATCTGCCCGCCATTCAGGCCATCTACGCGCACCACGTGCTGACCGGCGTCTCATCGTTCGAAGAGACGCCGCCGTCCGTCGACGATCTGCGCGCGCGCCGCGCATCGGTACTCGCGCTCGGCTTGCCGTATCTCGTCGCGGACATTGACGGCCGCGTCGCCGGATACTGCTATGCAACGCTGTATCGTCCGCGCATCGCGTACCGGCATACGCTCGAAGACTCGATCTATATCGACGACGCGTGGCGCGGCCGCGGCATCGGCAAGGCCTTGATGCACGCGTTGATCGGGCGGTGCGAGCGCGGTCCGTGGCGCCAGATGATCGCGGTGATCGCGGACGGCGGCACCGGGGGATCGCTGTCGCTGCACCGGCAAGCAGGGTTCGAGCTAATCGGCACGTTGCGCGGCGTCGGCTTCAAGCATGGGCGGTGGCTCGATACGACGCTGATGCAGCGCTCGCTCGGCGGCGGCGCGCAGGAATAA
- a CDS encoding MetQ/NlpA family lipoprotein: MKTRKFTTVLFSALLLGLGIAPLQFAHAADDTLRVGIMSGEDEDVWKVVAANAAKHGLAIKVTTFSDYTQPNEALSSHDLDANSFQHKPYLDAQIKARGYRIVPVGFTYVQPIGLYSRKVKSVAALPDGATIGVPNDPSNEGRSLLLLQAQGLITLSDHVGLLPTARDIAKNPKHIHIKELDAGIVGRAIGDLDAAVVNTDWAVKSGIRIPEERIAQEKVPGNPYRNFIAVNEKDAKAPWVQALVESYQQPNVAAEIQSVYHGATLPAWNGPAH; encoded by the coding sequence ATGAAAACCCGAAAATTCACCACCGTCCTTTTTAGCGCCCTGCTGCTCGGCCTGGGCATCGCGCCGCTGCAATTCGCGCACGCGGCCGACGATACCTTGCGCGTCGGCATCATGTCCGGCGAAGACGAAGACGTGTGGAAAGTGGTCGCTGCGAATGCGGCCAAACATGGCCTCGCCATCAAGGTGACGACATTCTCGGACTACACGCAGCCGAACGAGGCCTTGTCGTCGCACGATCTCGACGCAAACTCGTTCCAGCACAAGCCGTATCTCGACGCGCAGATCAAGGCGCGTGGCTACCGGATCGTGCCCGTCGGCTTCACCTATGTCCAGCCGATCGGCCTCTACTCGCGCAAGGTCAAATCGGTTGCAGCGCTGCCCGACGGCGCGACGATCGGCGTGCCGAACGACCCCAGCAACGAAGGCCGCTCGCTGTTGCTGCTGCAGGCGCAAGGGCTGATCACCTTGTCTGATCATGTCGGCCTGCTACCGACCGCGCGCGACATTGCAAAGAACCCGAAGCACATTCATATCAAGGAACTCGATGCGGGCATCGTCGGGCGCGCGATCGGCGATCTCGACGCCGCGGTGGTCAATACCGACTGGGCCGTCAAGAGCGGCATCCGCATTCCGGAGGAACGGATCGCGCAGGAAAAGGTGCCCGGCAATCCGTATCGCAACTTCATTGCGGTCAACGAAAAAGATGCCAAAGCGCCGTGGGTGCAGGCGCTGGTGGAGAGCTACCAGCAGCCGAACGTCGCCGCCGAAATTCAGAGCGTCTATCACGGCGCGACGCTGCCCGCGTGGAACGGACCCGCGCATTGA
- a CDS encoding TetR family transcriptional regulator produces the protein MRRTREDALKTRDQILDAAEVTFFEHGFAHTSLAQIAEHAGLTRGAIYGHFRNKGEVFSAMAERVKLPMEMLVTATFDPREADPLGRIRDLFMFCLAKAAIEPHSRRVFEVLFTKCEYTEEMAPVLERQRVAARDGRTRMELGLRNAIDKGQLPRELDTARAAGLMLMFLGGVLRDWLLDYGSVDLPRDAKLIADACIGMLRNSPALRRQETAAS, from the coding sequence ATGAGACGGACACGCGAAGACGCGCTGAAAACGCGCGATCAGATTCTCGATGCAGCCGAAGTGACGTTCTTCGAGCACGGCTTCGCGCATACGTCTCTCGCCCAGATCGCCGAGCATGCGGGGCTCACGCGCGGCGCCATCTACGGACACTTCAGGAACAAGGGCGAAGTGTTCAGCGCGATGGCCGAGCGCGTGAAGCTGCCGATGGAGATGCTCGTCACCGCGACGTTCGACCCGCGCGAAGCGGATCCGCTCGGACGGATCCGCGATCTGTTCATGTTCTGCCTCGCGAAGGCGGCGATCGAGCCGCATAGCCGCCGCGTCTTCGAAGTGCTGTTCACGAAGTGCGAATACACGGAAGAAATGGCGCCGGTGCTCGAGCGGCAACGCGTCGCCGCACGCGACGGCCGCACACGCATGGAACTGGGCCTGCGCAATGCGATCGACAAAGGCCAGCTGCCGCGCGAGCTCGATACCGCACGCGCCGCGGGCCTGATGCTGATGTTTCTCGGCGGCGTGCTGCGCGACTGGCTGCTCGATTACGGCTCGGTCGACCTGCCGCGCGACGCGAAGCTGATCGCGGACGCGTGCATCGGCATGCTGCGGAATTCGCCGGCGCTGCGACGCCAGGAAACCGCGGCAAGCTAA
- a CDS encoding efflux RND transporter permease subunit yields the protein MPSFFIKRPIFAWVVAILISLFGYLAMRSMGIDSYPDIAPPQVTITSTYPGASAQTMETTVTQVIEQQLTGIDNLLYFSSKSSSNGQSVITMTFATGTNPDIAQVQVQNKITVAQPLLPSAVVQQGVVVAKASPDILMFLALRSDNPAIDAGRLSDILASDIQPQIGRVNGVGNTTLLGSEYAMRIWLNPDKLQSYGLSTTQVETAISAQNAQFAAGSLGADPAVPGQVFTATVSGDSLFSTRKQFEDIIVVANSNGTVVRLKDVANITFGAQTYGIAPVWDGKPAGGLAVFLLPGANALQVAKAVKAQMTSLAKDLPNGVTWSVPYDTTPFITASIADVVHTLAEAIILVFLVMLLFLQNFRATIIPTLVIPVALLGTFIGLSALHYTLNQLTLFGMVLAIGIVVDDAIVVIENVERIMTEDKTSPRTATIKAMKQITGAIVAITVVLSAVFVPSALQPGATGIIYAQFALTIAVSMIFSAFLAMSFTPSLCAAILKQESHVKKNWFFQKFDDGFEWLTRHYVTHVGHSARRVPIWMVLFLIVTVLAGFLYTKLPTGFVPDEDQGFILALINLPPGATIERTNHVMTEVRETLLKSPVGKDISSIFQPEGFSFVGTSENVGMAFIKLTDWDKRSKTAMQLIPEVNQILHAIPDAQIFATNLPTIRGLSQFGGIDMYLQAREGQSRSELDAATATLVQDAGKSPVLFGIRPNSLPTAPQLNIAVDRVQAEAMGLSLSDVYATIQMQLAPFYIDQFTYGGRVKRVYIQADAPYRMGLDAFEHLYTPTKAANTTNGITSGTEALTGSSTASTSTPSTGAANSSGYLTQVNPSAANTGIAPYNMVPLSSVVKTQWGIGPLVLPRYNGYSAIEIVGNSAPGYSTGQAIDTLQNIVDTKLPNGFAADWTGQSYQELLAGSSATLLLGLSVLVVFLCLAALYESWTIPVAVLLVVPLGMLGMLAFCLWFGVPNDIYFKIGLVTVVGLAAKNAILIVEFAVEGQARGMTLYDAVVEAGRLRLRPILMTSMAFILGVVPLVLSTGAGAASRHEIGTGVIGGMLFATFFGLMLIPVFYVAVRLVLGDKLDQPSKRMQHHLDDDDPQEANV from the coding sequence ATGCCGAGTTTCTTTATCAAACGCCCGATCTTCGCGTGGGTCGTCGCCATTCTGATTTCGCTGTTCGGATATCTCGCGATGCGCTCGATGGGGATCGACTCGTATCCGGACATCGCGCCGCCCCAGGTGACGATCACGTCGACGTATCCGGGCGCGAGTGCGCAGACGATGGAAACCACCGTCACGCAGGTGATCGAGCAGCAGCTGACCGGCATCGACAATCTGCTCTACTTCAGCTCGAAGTCGAGTTCGAACGGCCAGTCGGTCATCACCATGACGTTCGCGACCGGCACGAACCCGGACATCGCGCAGGTGCAGGTGCAGAACAAGATCACGGTCGCGCAGCCGCTGCTGCCGTCCGCGGTCGTGCAGCAAGGCGTGGTGGTCGCGAAAGCGAGCCCGGACATTCTGATGTTCCTTGCGCTGCGCTCGGACAATCCGGCGATCGACGCCGGGCGCCTGTCGGACATCCTCGCCTCGGACATTCAGCCGCAGATCGGACGGGTGAACGGCGTCGGCAATACCACGCTGCTCGGCTCCGAATACGCGATGCGCATCTGGCTCAATCCGGACAAGCTGCAGTCGTACGGTCTGTCGACCACCCAGGTGGAGACCGCGATCAGCGCGCAGAATGCGCAGTTCGCGGCCGGCTCGCTCGGCGCGGACCCCGCCGTGCCCGGCCAGGTGTTTACCGCCACCGTCTCCGGCGATTCGCTGTTCTCGACGCGCAAGCAGTTCGAAGACATCATCGTCGTCGCGAACAGCAACGGCACCGTGGTGCGTCTGAAGGACGTCGCGAACATCACGTTCGGCGCGCAGACTTACGGCATCGCGCCGGTCTGGGACGGCAAGCCGGCCGGCGGCCTCGCGGTGTTCCTGCTGCCGGGCGCTAATGCGCTGCAGGTCGCGAAGGCCGTGAAAGCGCAGATGACGTCGCTCGCGAAAGACCTGCCGAACGGCGTGACGTGGAGCGTGCCGTACGACACCACGCCGTTCATTACCGCGTCGATCGCGGACGTGGTCCATACGCTCGCCGAGGCGATCATCCTCGTGTTCCTCGTGATGCTGCTGTTCCTGCAGAACTTCCGGGCCACGATCATTCCAACCCTCGTGATACCGGTCGCGCTGCTAGGCACGTTCATTGGCCTGTCGGCGCTCCACTACACGCTCAATCAGCTGACGCTGTTCGGGATGGTGCTCGCCATCGGCATTGTGGTTGACGATGCGATCGTCGTGATCGAAAACGTCGAGCGCATCATGACCGAGGACAAGACCAGCCCTCGAACCGCGACCATCAAGGCGATGAAGCAGATCACAGGCGCCATCGTCGCGATTACCGTGGTGCTGTCGGCCGTGTTCGTGCCATCCGCGCTGCAGCCGGGCGCGACCGGCATCATCTACGCGCAGTTCGCGCTGACCATCGCCGTGTCGATGATCTTCTCGGCGTTCCTCGCGATGTCGTTTACGCCATCGCTGTGCGCGGCGATCCTCAAGCAGGAATCTCACGTCAAGAAGAACTGGTTCTTCCAGAAGTTCGACGACGGTTTCGAGTGGCTGACACGTCATTACGTGACCCATGTCGGCCACTCGGCGCGGCGCGTGCCGATCTGGATGGTGCTGTTCCTGATCGTCACCGTGCTGGCCGGCTTCCTGTACACGAAGCTGCCGACCGGCTTCGTGCCGGACGAAGATCAGGGCTTCATTCTCGCGCTGATCAACCTGCCGCCGGGCGCGACGATCGAGCGCACCAACCACGTGATGACCGAGGTGCGCGAGACGCTGCTGAAGAGCCCGGTCGGCAAGGACATTTCGAGCATCTTCCAGCCTGAAGGCTTCAGCTTCGTCGGTACCAGTGAAAACGTCGGCATGGCGTTTATCAAGCTGACCGACTGGGACAAGCGCTCGAAGACCGCGATGCAGCTGATACCGGAGGTGAACCAGATCCTGCACGCGATTCCCGACGCGCAGATCTTCGCGACCAACCTCCCGACCATTCGCGGCCTGAGCCAGTTCGGCGGTATCGACATGTATCTGCAGGCGCGCGAAGGCCAGTCACGGTCCGAGCTCGACGCGGCAACCGCAACGCTGGTGCAGGACGCCGGCAAGAGCCCTGTGCTGTTCGGCATCCGGCCGAACTCGCTGCCGACCGCGCCGCAGCTGAACATCGCCGTCGACCGCGTGCAGGCCGAAGCCATGGGGCTGTCGCTCAGCGACGTCTACGCGACGATCCAGATGCAACTGGCGCCGTTCTATATCGATCAGTTCACGTATGGCGGCCGCGTCAAGCGCGTCTATATCCAGGCCGATGCGCCGTACCGGATGGGTCTCGACGCGTTCGAGCATCTGTACACGCCGACCAAGGCGGCCAACACCACCAACGGCATCACGAGCGGCACGGAGGCCCTGACCGGCTCGTCGACCGCCTCCACGTCGACGCCCAGCACCGGCGCGGCCAATAGCAGCGGCTATCTGACCCAGGTCAATCCGTCGGCTGCCAACACCGGCATCGCACCGTACAACATGGTGCCGCTGTCGAGCGTCGTGAAGACGCAATGGGGTATCGGCCCGCTCGTGTTGCCGCGTTATAACGGTTACTCGGCTATTGAAATTGTCGGTAACTCGGCGCCCGGGTACTCGACCGGCCAGGCGATCGACACGCTGCAGAACATCGTCGACACCAAGCTGCCGAACGGCTTCGCGGCGGACTGGACCGGCCAGTCGTATCAGGAACTGCTGGCCGGCAGCTCCGCCACGCTGCTGCTCGGGCTGTCGGTGCTCGTCGTGTTCCTGTGTCTCGCGGCGCTGTACGAAAGCTGGACGATTCCGGTCGCCGTGCTGCTCGTCGTGCCGCTCGGGATGCTCGGCATGCTCGCGTTCTGCCTGTGGTTCGGCGTGCCGAACGACATCTACTTCAAGATCGGTCTGGTGACGGTCGTGGGTCTCGCCGCGAAGAACGCGATTCTGATCGTCGAGTTCGCGGTCGAGGGCCAGGCGCGCGGCATGACGCTCTACGATGCCGTCGTCGAAGCGGGCCGCCTGCGTCTGCGGCCGATTCTGATGACGTCGATGGCGTTTATCCTCGGTGTGGTGCCGCTCGTGCTGTCGACGGGCGCCGGCGCCGCCTCGCGTCACGAGATCGGCACGGGCGTGATCGGCGGGATGCTGTTCGCCACCTTCTTCGGGCTGATGCTGATTCCGGTGTTCTACGTGGCCGTGCGCCTCGTGCTCGGCGACAAGCTCGATCAGCCGTCGAAGCGGATGCAGCATCACCTCGACGACGACGATCCGCAGGAAGCGAACGTGTAA